One stretch of Amycolatopsis tolypomycina DNA includes these proteins:
- a CDS encoding TetR/AcrR family transcriptional regulator: MSAVPGRSQRLSPNQLAKQEQIVEAARLVLARDGLAGCTVRAIADAGPLTKSAIHYYFADIDVLIDRAMAAHITAFAAGLREVAAKHDEPRERLFAVLEEYLSVFAANPNAGFLWFEYWIAAGRAQHPQAIDVMLTSLTELLAELLGPLDVDDPRARARALLSYLLGTVVQQRVRPRPFAALRADIEALCFANYG, from the coding sequence GTGAGCGCAGTCCCCGGCCGCAGCCAGCGGCTCTCGCCGAACCAGCTGGCCAAGCAGGAACAGATCGTCGAAGCCGCCCGGCTCGTCCTCGCCCGCGACGGGCTCGCGGGGTGCACCGTCCGGGCCATCGCGGACGCCGGCCCGCTCACCAAGAGCGCGATCCACTACTACTTCGCCGACATCGACGTCCTCATCGACCGGGCGATGGCCGCGCACATCACCGCCTTCGCCGCCGGCCTGCGCGAGGTCGCCGCGAAGCACGACGAACCCCGCGAGCGGCTCTTCGCCGTCCTCGAGGAGTACCTGAGCGTCTTCGCCGCGAACCCGAACGCCGGCTTCCTCTGGTTCGAGTACTGGATCGCCGCCGGGCGCGCGCAGCACCCGCAGGCCATCGACGTCATGCTCACGTCGCTCACCGAGCTGCTCGCCGAGCTCCTCGGCCCGCTCGACGTCGACGACCCCCGGGCGCGGGCCCGTGCGCTCCTGTCGTACCTGCTGGGCACCGTCGTCCAGCAGCGGGTGCGCCCGCGGCCGTTCGCCGCGCTGCGTGCCGACATCGAGGCGCTCTGCTTCGCGAACTACGGGTAG
- a CDS encoding GreA/GreB family elongation factor yields the protein MVISGDKGLSPAARSQLEKEIANLRAQRDALAPQPGEQERTGDAADQADVIDRAETAARLDRQIADLAAKMEHGGYGNSQLPDGTVVSLRFPDGDEETFQVVTVPGEDADAITSDSPLGLALVGAKAGDEITYRTPRGDAKATVVKLTPPK from the coding sequence ATGGTGATCTCAGGGGACAAGGGGCTCAGCCCGGCGGCGCGCAGCCAGCTGGAGAAGGAAATCGCGAACCTGCGCGCGCAGCGGGATGCCCTCGCGCCGCAACCCGGCGAGCAGGAACGCACCGGGGACGCGGCGGACCAGGCGGACGTGATCGACCGGGCGGAGACCGCGGCCCGCCTCGACCGCCAGATCGCCGACCTGGCGGCCAAGATGGAGCACGGCGGCTACGGCAACAGCCAGCTCCCGGACGGCACGGTGGTATCACTGCGCTTCCCCGACGGCGACGAAGAGACGTTCCAGGTGGTGACGGTCCCGGGCGAGGACGCGGACGCGATCACCTCGGACAGCCCCCTGGGCCTGGCCCTGGTCGGCGCCAAGGCGGGCGACGAGATCACCTACCGAACCCCCCGCGGCGACGCCAAGGCCACGGTGGTCAAGCTGACCCCGCCGAAGTAG
- a CDS encoding DNA polymerase III subunit delta', translated as MTTTERIGVWNQLVGQEPAVETLSAAASAAAKIIAGEPAPPGAMTHAWLLTGPPGSGRSVAARTFAAALQCSTGTGCDACPGCHTTMAGTHADVRLVVPEGLSISVAEMRALVQAAARRPTTGNWQVVVIEDADRLTEGASNALLKAVEEPPDRTVFLLCAPSDHPEDVSVTIRSRCRLVTLRTPPPEAIADVLIRRDNVEPERAQWAASVCGGHVGRARRLATDEAARQRRATVLRIPLGLRRMSDVFTCADQLISAAEADAGEASKARDEDERNELRTAMGGDGVGKGVAGAKRAAEAAVKQLEKKQKSRATRTQRDTLDLALVDLVGFYRDVLVMGTRSGATLNHPDHVDQIREAASSWTPESTLRRLEAVLECREAIELNVKPRIAVEAMVTTLRQG; from the coding sequence GTGACGACGACCGAACGCATCGGCGTCTGGAACCAGCTGGTCGGCCAGGAACCCGCGGTCGAAACGCTGAGCGCGGCCGCCTCGGCCGCCGCCAAGATCATCGCCGGCGAGCCGGCGCCGCCCGGCGCGATGACGCACGCCTGGCTGCTCACCGGCCCGCCCGGCTCCGGCCGTTCGGTGGCCGCGCGGACGTTCGCCGCGGCCCTGCAGTGCAGCACCGGCACCGGCTGCGACGCCTGCCCCGGCTGCCACACGACGATGGCGGGCACGCACGCCGACGTCCGGCTCGTGGTGCCGGAAGGCCTGTCGATCTCGGTCGCCGAGATGCGGGCGCTGGTGCAGGCCGCCGCGCGCCGCCCGACGACCGGCAACTGGCAGGTCGTGGTCATCGAAGACGCCGACAGGCTCACCGAAGGCGCGTCGAACGCGCTGCTCAAGGCCGTCGAGGAGCCGCCGGACCGCACGGTGTTCCTGCTGTGCGCGCCGTCGGACCACCCCGAAGACGTCTCGGTGACGATCCGCTCGCGCTGCCGCCTGGTGACGCTGCGGACGCCGCCGCCGGAGGCCATCGCCGACGTGCTGATACGCCGGGACAACGTCGAACCCGAACGCGCGCAGTGGGCCGCGTCGGTGTGCGGTGGCCACGTCGGCCGTGCGCGCCGGCTCGCCACCGACGAGGCCGCGCGGCAGCGCCGCGCCACCGTGCTGCGGATCCCGCTCGGCCTCCGCCGGATGAGCGACGTCTTCACCTGCGCCGACCAGCTGATCAGCGCGGCCGAGGCGGACGCGGGCGAGGCCAGCAAGGCCCGCGACGAAGACGAGCGCAACGAGCTGCGCACGGCGATGGGCGGCGACGGCGTCGGCAAGGGCGTCGCCGGCGCGAAGCGGGCCGCCGAAGCCGCGGTCAAGCAGCTGGAGAAGAAGCAGAAGTCCCGCGCGACCCGCACCCAGCGCGACACGCTCGACCTGGCCCTGGTCGACCTCGTCGGGTTCTACCGCGACGTCCTGGTGATGGGGACCCGCTCCGGCGCCACGCTCAACCACCCGGACCACGTCGACCAGATTCGCGAAGCGGCCTCGTCGTGGACGCCGGAGTCGACGCTGCGCCGGCTCGAAGCGGTGCTGGAGTGCCGCGAGGCGATCGAGCTGAACGTGAAGCCGCGCATCGCCGTCGAAGCAATGGTCACGACGCTTCGCCAGGGCTAG
- a CDS encoding bifunctional MFS transporter/dTMP kinase, whose product MRSVPGAGPGASSGAEASTINRVRRVLAIKPFRRLWGVTYLCSVADWLNILALTGLATKLTDNYFAQNFAFVGVVLTGLAPGLLFAPVGGLLADRFDRRKVMVVADLLRCGFLLSIAIVSAPWWLLAGNFLVGCASSMWIPSKEAAVPNLLRRPDQVETANQLGMVMTYGLAVITAAGANAIITGVNTTFHLFPGDPSLNIAKLVVIITGLLYLASAILIATRIPELSLRNVHATPGQKVKAADEEKLGIGAMIADGFRFIRSTPLVRGLLVGAFGAFVAGGAVIGSAKPYSSSLLAGDSAFSLLVLAVFLGLATGMVFAPKLARRLPHDRLFGLSIVAAAISLAFVALSPHLTISLIAVVLVGICAGTAFLTGVTIIGSRVEDAIRGRINAIYQLMMKLVLFGTTVTVPLLVGAVQRHTISVWGNPLTIDGTRPVMLGGAAIALVAGLFAYRQMDDKRVEPILADLRNALRRTPRRVNGYLIAVEGTTAINTAIQAVNLADWMRGGTRPVVVAADPALDDKRLTALVSGASLTGARAQALAAAAVRADIVERHVQPALDAGSVVVMERFVDSPLAHLSAVAGLDSDELEGLADWATGRLRPDLTILLDAAPNGAPRDKSAALNDQWRVQHLLTEMAEADPDRYVVIDADGTDAEVAERIRTALRAVFVGRLAALAPTTEKPVTLPLDTLPIETPEEPRVEAK is encoded by the coding sequence GTGCGATCGGTACCCGGGGCCGGCCCGGGTGCGTCGTCGGGCGCCGAGGCGTCCACGATCAACCGGGTCCGGCGGGTACTGGCGATCAAACCTTTCCGGCGGCTCTGGGGCGTCACGTACCTGTGCAGCGTGGCTGACTGGCTGAACATCCTGGCCCTCACCGGCCTGGCCACGAAGCTCACCGACAACTACTTCGCGCAGAACTTCGCCTTCGTCGGCGTCGTGCTGACCGGCCTGGCACCGGGGCTGCTGTTCGCCCCGGTCGGCGGGCTGCTCGCGGACCGGTTCGACCGCCGCAAGGTCATGGTCGTCGCCGACCTGCTGCGGTGCGGCTTCCTGCTGTCCATCGCGATCGTCAGCGCGCCCTGGTGGCTGCTGGCCGGCAACTTCCTCGTCGGCTGCGCGTCGAGCATGTGGATCCCGTCGAAAGAGGCGGCGGTCCCGAACCTGCTCCGCCGCCCCGACCAGGTCGAGACGGCCAACCAGCTCGGCATGGTGATGACCTACGGCCTCGCCGTCATCACCGCGGCCGGCGCGAACGCGATCATCACCGGCGTCAACACGACCTTCCACCTCTTCCCGGGCGACCCCAGCCTCAACATCGCGAAGCTGGTCGTCATCATCACCGGCCTGCTCTACCTCGCCAGCGCCATCCTCATCGCCACCCGGATCCCCGAGCTCTCGCTGCGCAACGTCCACGCGACTCCGGGGCAGAAGGTCAAGGCGGCCGACGAAGAAAAGCTCGGCATCGGCGCGATGATCGCCGACGGCTTCCGGTTCATCCGCAGCACGCCGCTCGTGCGCGGCCTCCTGGTCGGCGCGTTCGGCGCGTTCGTCGCCGGCGGCGCCGTGATCGGCTCGGCCAAGCCGTACTCCTCGAGCCTGCTGGCCGGTGACTCCGCGTTCAGCCTGCTCGTCCTCGCCGTCTTCCTCGGCCTCGCCACCGGCATGGTCTTCGCGCCCAAGCTCGCCCGCCGGCTCCCGCACGACCGGCTGTTCGGCCTCTCGATCGTCGCGGCCGCGATCTCGCTCGCCTTCGTGGCGCTGTCCCCGCACCTGACGATCTCGCTGATCGCCGTCGTTCTCGTCGGCATCTGCGCCGGCACCGCGTTCCTCACCGGCGTGACGATCATCGGCTCGCGTGTCGAGGACGCCATCCGCGGCCGGATCAACGCGATCTACCAGCTGATGATGAAGCTGGTCCTGTTCGGCACCACGGTCACGGTCCCGCTGCTCGTCGGCGCGGTGCAGCGCCACACGATCAGCGTCTGGGGCAACCCGCTCACCATCGACGGCACGCGCCCGGTGATGCTCGGCGGCGCCGCGATCGCGCTGGTCGCCGGGCTGTTCGCCTACCGGCAGATGGACGACAAGCGCGTCGAGCCGATCCTCGCCGACCTGCGCAACGCGCTGCGCCGCACGCCGCGGCGGGTCAACGGCTACCTCATCGCCGTCGAGGGCACCACCGCGATCAACACCGCCATCCAGGCCGTCAACCTCGCCGACTGGATGCGCGGCGGCACCCGGCCGGTCGTCGTGGCCGCGGACCCCGCGCTCGACGACAAGCGGCTCACCGCGCTCGTCTCGGGTGCCTCGCTCACCGGGGCGCGGGCCCAGGCGCTGGCCGCGGCCGCGGTGCGGGCCGACATCGTGGAGCGGCACGTCCAGCCGGCGCTCGACGCCGGTTCGGTGGTCGTCATGGAGCGGTTCGTCGACTCGCCGCTGGCGCACCTGTCGGCCGTCGCCGGGCTCGACAGCGACGAGCTCGAAGGCCTCGCAGACTGGGCCACCGGGCGCCTGCGCCCCGACCTGACGATCCTGCTCGACGCCGCTCCCAACGGGGCGCCGCGCGACAAGTCGGCCGCGCTGAACGACCAGTGGCGCGTCCAGCACCTGCTCACCGAGATGGCCGAGGCCGACCCGGACAGGTACGTCGTGATCGACGCCGACGGCACCGACGCCGAAGTCGCCGAGCGCATCCGCACCGCGCTGCGCGCCGTGTTCGTCGGCAGGCTGGCCGCGCTGGCGCCGACGACGGAGAAACCGGTCACGCTCCCGCTCGACACCCTGCCCATCGAGACCCCGGAAGAGCCTCGCGTGGAGGCGAAGTGA
- a CDS encoding ESX secretion-associated protein EspG, protein MSNAVAVFDVIDEVIAPLSAEVPERPSVMEFYDPEFEIPPVLADTGPLPGRRSSPASSLADEVEQYTRFVAGMAAIGLAPGGEVTAEAVGLYRALRGGFIRGVVTGVFPARAKPWEVRFFGDEDYTTVLHKLGNRARLRSGFLSELPGWVFDGLPDRPPGPGEHLRIETDERGLIPRRCERAVELIRECAARPRLGTVLVDLAVRNAILAEYPHGAFGLVDNDLGRYQFSAAVARNGRWTVTWGPASRSTAEQWIVEAVQSHA, encoded by the coding sequence GTGAGCAACGCAGTCGCCGTCTTCGACGTCATCGACGAGGTCATCGCCCCGCTCTCGGCCGAGGTGCCGGAGCGGCCCTCGGTGATGGAGTTCTACGACCCCGAGTTCGAGATCCCGCCGGTGCTGGCGGACACCGGACCGCTGCCGGGCCGTCGCTCCTCGCCCGCGTCGAGCCTCGCGGACGAGGTGGAGCAGTACACGCGGTTCGTCGCCGGGATGGCCGCGATCGGCCTCGCGCCGGGCGGGGAGGTCACCGCGGAAGCCGTCGGGCTGTACCGGGCGCTGCGCGGCGGCTTCATCCGCGGCGTCGTCACCGGCGTCTTCCCGGCCCGGGCCAAGCCGTGGGAGGTGCGGTTCTTCGGCGACGAGGACTACACCACGGTCCTGCACAAGCTGGGCAACCGCGCGCGGCTGCGCTCGGGCTTCCTGAGCGAGCTGCCGGGCTGGGTGTTCGACGGGCTGCCCGACCGGCCACCGGGGCCGGGCGAGCACCTCCGCATCGAGACCGACGAGCGCGGGCTGATCCCGCGCCGGTGCGAGCGGGCGGTCGAGCTGATCCGGGAGTGCGCGGCCCGGCCGCGGCTGGGCACGGTGCTGGTCGACCTCGCGGTGCGCAACGCGATCCTGGCCGAGTACCCGCACGGCGCGTTCGGGCTGGTGGACAACGACCTCGGCCGGTACCAGTTCAGCGCCGCGGTGGCGCGGAACGGGCGCTGGACGGTCACGTGGGGTCCGGCGTCGCGGAGCACGGCCGAGCAGTGGATCGTCGAGGCGGTGCAGAGCCATGCGTGA
- the topA gene encoding type I DNA topoisomerase — MSGEQDSVAGARTKKNGAAAGNGAGHRRLVIVESPTKARKIAPYLGGGYVVESSVGHIRDLPRGAADVPAQYKGEAWARLGVDVDNGFKALYVVTPDKKSKVTELKGLLKDVDELYLATDPDREGEAIAWHLLETLKPKVPVRRMVFHEVTEQAIRAAADSTRELDADLVDAQETRRILDRLYGYEVSPVLWKKVMPKLSAGRVQSVATRIVVERERERMRFTSASYWDISATMDAGEDASPRNFPARLVAVDGARLATGRDFGSDGQLKASNNEVRVLAEADARRLAEALKQRDFKVASVEEKPYTRKPYAPFMTSTLQQEAGRKMRFTSERTMRIAQKLYENGYITYMRTDSTTLSESAISAARSQATQLYGKEYVSPTPRQYTRKVKNAQEAHEAIRPSGEVFRTPGQVAGELDTDEFRLYEMIWQRTIASQMADAKGTTMSVRIVGNATSGEECTFAASGRTITFAGFLKAYVEAVDTETGGEADDKQSRLPVLEKDQALTATELNPDGHTTSPPARYSEPSLVSKLEELGIGRPSTYASIIKTIQDRGYVWKKGSALVPSWVAFAVIGLMERHFERLVDYDFTAGMEDELDRIAAGDEQRAQWLSKFYFGGDMGVDGSIGRLGGLKKLVEGSVEDIDAREINSIPLFSDENGHTVVVRVGRYGPYLEREVDGNSQRANLPEDLPPDELSQEIAEKLFATPQEGRTLGTDPVSGHEIVAKEGRFGPYVTEVLPEIEIPEDATAAQKKAAKAKAPKPRTGSLFKSMDIETITLDDALKLLSLPRVVGKDPESGDEITAQNGRYGPYLKKGTDSRSLSTEDQLFSITLEEALKIYSEPKQRGRSATAKPPLKELGDDPVSGKPMVVKDGRFGPYVTDGEYNATLRKGDEIESLTAERAAELLAEKRAKGPAPKRKAPARKPASTTAKTVKAGTTKKAAAAKSTTAKRSSSTATKAK, encoded by the coding sequence ATGAGCGGAGAGCAGGACAGCGTGGCAGGAGCACGGACCAAGAAGAACGGAGCCGCGGCGGGCAACGGCGCCGGGCACCGGCGGCTGGTCATCGTCGAGTCGCCGACGAAGGCCCGCAAGATCGCCCCCTACCTGGGCGGCGGTTACGTCGTCGAGTCCTCCGTCGGGCACATCCGCGACCTGCCGCGTGGTGCCGCCGACGTGCCCGCCCAGTACAAGGGCGAGGCGTGGGCGCGGCTCGGCGTCGACGTCGACAACGGCTTCAAGGCCCTCTACGTGGTGACCCCAGACAAGAAGTCCAAGGTCACCGAGCTCAAGGGCCTGCTGAAGGACGTCGACGAGCTCTACCTCGCCACGGACCCCGACCGCGAGGGCGAGGCCATCGCGTGGCACCTCCTCGAGACGCTGAAGCCGAAGGTCCCGGTCCGCCGGATGGTCTTCCACGAGGTCACCGAGCAGGCGATCCGCGCGGCCGCCGACTCGACCCGTGAGCTGGACGCCGACCTCGTCGACGCCCAGGAGACCCGCCGCATCCTCGACCGCCTCTACGGCTACGAGGTCTCGCCGGTGCTGTGGAAGAAGGTCATGCCGAAGCTCTCGGCGGGCCGCGTGCAGTCGGTGGCGACCCGGATCGTGGTCGAGCGCGAACGCGAGCGGATGCGCTTCACGTCGGCGTCGTACTGGGACATTTCGGCGACCATGGACGCCGGCGAGGACGCGTCGCCGCGGAACTTCCCGGCGCGCCTGGTCGCCGTCGACGGCGCGCGCCTGGCCACCGGCCGCGACTTCGGCTCGGACGGGCAGCTCAAGGCGTCGAACAACGAAGTCCGGGTGCTCGCCGAGGCTGACGCGCGGCGCCTGGCCGAAGCGCTGAAGCAGCGTGACTTCAAGGTCGCGAGCGTCGAGGAGAAGCCGTACACGCGGAAGCCGTACGCGCCCTTCATGACGTCGACGCTGCAGCAGGAGGCGGGCCGCAAGATGCGGTTCACCTCGGAGCGCACCATGCGGATCGCGCAGAAGCTGTACGAGAACGGCTACATCACTTATATGCGTACCGACTCCACGACGCTGTCGGAGTCGGCGATCTCGGCCGCGCGCAGCCAGGCCACGCAGCTGTACGGCAAGGAGTACGTCTCGCCGACGCCGCGCCAGTACACGCGCAAGGTGAAGAACGCGCAGGAGGCCCACGAGGCGATCCGGCCGTCGGGCGAGGTCTTCCGCACGCCGGGCCAGGTCGCGGGCGAGCTGGACACCGACGAGTTCCGGCTCTACGAGATGATCTGGCAGCGCACGATCGCGTCGCAGATGGCGGACGCCAAGGGCACCACGATGTCCGTGCGCATCGTCGGCAACGCGACCTCGGGCGAGGAGTGCACCTTCGCCGCTTCGGGCCGCACGATCACCTTCGCGGGCTTCCTCAAGGCGTACGTCGAGGCCGTCGACACCGAGACCGGTGGCGAAGCGGACGACAAGCAGAGCCGCCTGCCGGTGCTCGAGAAGGACCAGGCGCTGACCGCGACCGAGCTGAACCCGGACGGCCACACGACGTCGCCGCCGGCGCGGTACTCGGAGCCGAGCCTGGTCAGCAAGCTGGAAGAGCTGGGCATCGGCCGTCCGTCGACGTACGCGTCGATCATCAAGACGATCCAGGACCGCGGCTACGTCTGGAAGAAGGGCTCCGCGCTCGTTCCGTCGTGGGTCGCGTTCGCCGTGATCGGCCTGATGGAACGGCATTTCGAGCGGCTGGTCGACTACGACTTCACCGCCGGCATGGAAGACGAGCTCGACCGCATCGCGGCCGGTGACGAGCAGCGTGCGCAGTGGCTGTCGAAGTTCTACTTCGGCGGCGACATGGGCGTGGACGGCTCGATCGGGCGCCTGGGCGGGCTGAAGAAGCTGGTCGAGGGCAGCGTCGAGGACATCGACGCGCGGGAGATCAACTCGATCCCGCTGTTCAGCGACGAGAACGGGCACACCGTCGTGGTCCGCGTCGGCCGCTACGGGCCGTACCTGGAGCGCGAGGTCGACGGGAACTCGCAGCGGGCGAACCTGCCGGAGGACCTGCCGCCGGACGAGCTGTCGCAGGAGATCGCGGAGAAGCTGTTCGCGACCCCGCAGGAGGGCCGCACGCTGGGCACCGACCCGGTCAGCGGGCACGAGATCGTCGCCAAGGAAGGCCGCTTCGGGCCGTACGTGACCGAGGTGCTGCCGGAGATCGAGATCCCCGAGGACGCCACGGCCGCGCAGAAGAAGGCCGCGAAGGCGAAGGCGCCGAAGCCGCGCACGGGCTCGCTGTTCAAGTCGATGGACATCGAGACGATCACGCTGGACGACGCGCTGAAGCTGCTTTCACTGCCGCGTGTGGTCGGCAAGGACCCGGAGTCCGGCGACGAGATCACGGCGCAGAACGGGCGCTACGGGCCGTACCTGAAGAAGGGCACGGACTCGCGGTCGCTCTCGACCGAGGACCAGCTCTTCTCGATCACGCTCGAAGAAGCGCTGAAGATCTACTCGGAGCCGAAGCAGCGTGGGCGGTCCGCGACGGCGAAGCCGCCGCTCAAGGAGCTCGGCGACGACCCGGTGTCGGGCAAGCCGATGGTGGTCAAGGACGGCCGGTTCGGCCCGTACGTGACCGACGGCGAGTACAACGCGACGCTGCGGAAGGGCGACGAGATCGAGTCGCTGACCGCGGAGCGGGCGGCCGAGCTGCTGGCGGAGAAGCGGGCCAAGGGCCCGGCGCCGAAGCGGAAGGCGCCGGCGCGCAAGCCGGCCTCGACCACGGCGAAGACGGTCAAGGCGGGCACGACCAAGAAGGCCGCCGCCGCGAAGTCGACCACGGCCAAGCGCTCGAGTTCGACCGCGACGAAGGCCAAGTAA
- a CDS encoding S1 family peptidase has translation MTRRLLGALFTAVTATVLLGATPANAAAANFAGTVALSNCSGSVVKPAATPDTAPALVMSNGHCLETGFPAPGQVITNRASSRTFTLLTASGSNKATLRAKKIVYGTMTDTDVSLYQLTTTYAQIKASYGISPLELSNAHPAAGAAIDVVSGYWKRIYSCNIDGFVYRLKEGSWTWKDSIRYTSACQTIGGTSGSPIISGGKVVGVNNTGNEDGGRCTDNNPCEVDQAGNVTVREGINYGQETYGIPACLTAANEIALTQAGCTLPRP, from the coding sequence ATGACCCGACGCCTGCTCGGCGCCCTGTTCACCGCCGTGACCGCCACAGTATTGCTGGGGGCCACTCCGGCGAACGCCGCCGCGGCGAACTTCGCCGGCACCGTGGCCCTGTCCAACTGCTCGGGGTCGGTGGTCAAGCCGGCCGCGACGCCCGACACCGCGCCCGCGCTCGTGATGTCCAACGGCCACTGCCTCGAAACCGGTTTCCCGGCGCCGGGCCAGGTGATCACCAACCGTGCCTCCAGCCGGACGTTCACGCTGCTCACCGCCAGCGGCAGCAACAAGGCCACGCTCCGGGCCAAGAAGATCGTCTACGGCACGATGACCGACACCGACGTGTCGCTCTACCAGCTCACCACCACCTACGCGCAGATCAAGGCCAGCTACGGGATCTCGCCGCTGGAGCTGTCGAACGCCCACCCGGCCGCCGGCGCGGCGATCGACGTCGTCTCGGGCTACTGGAAGCGCATCTACTCCTGCAACATCGACGGTTTCGTCTACCGGCTGAAGGAGGGCAGCTGGACCTGGAAGGACTCGATCCGGTACACCTCCGCCTGCCAGACCATCGGCGGCACGTCCGGTTCGCCGATCATCTCCGGCGGCAAGGTCGTCGGCGTGAACAACACCGGCAACGAGGACGGCGGCCGCTGCACGGACAACAACCCGTGCGAGGTCGACCAGGCCGGCAACGTCACCGTCCGCGAAGGCATCAACTACGGCCAGGAGACCTACGGCATCCCGGCCTGCCTCACCGCCGCCAACGAAATCGCGCTCACCCAGGCCGGCTGCACGCTGCCCCGGCCCTGA